In Streptococcus uberis, a single window of DNA contains:
- a CDS encoding GAF domain-containing protein, whose amino-acid sequence MNKNLKKENYQLMLAQADALFANESNALANLSNASALLKTTLPNSVFAGFYLFNGQELILGPFQGKVSCVHIELGKGVCGQSAQEGKTIIVDDVRKHANYISCDAAAMSEIVLPMFKNQKLIGVLDLDSSKVADYDELDKRYLEQFISLFLSKTDFHFDMFGEKE is encoded by the coding sequence ATGAATAAGAACTTAAAAAAAGAAAATTATCAATTGATGCTAGCACAAGCAGACGCATTATTTGCTAACGAGTCAAATGCTTTGGCAAACCTTTCCAATGCTAGCGCATTGCTAAAAACAACACTTCCAAACTCTGTTTTTGCTGGATTTTATCTATTTAATGGTCAAGAGTTAATTTTAGGACCTTTTCAAGGCAAAGTTTCCTGTGTTCATATTGAGCTGGGAAAAGGTGTTTGTGGCCAATCAGCACAAGAAGGAAAAACAATCATCGTTGATGATGTCAGAAAACATGCTAATTATATTTCTTGTGATGCAGCAGCAATGAGTGAAATTGTCCTTCCAATGTTTAAAAACCAGAAATTAATTGGGGTGCTGGATTTAGACTCTTCGAAAGTTGCTGATTATGATGAATTGGATAAGCGTTATTTAGAACAATTTATAAGCTTATTCCTCTCAAAAACTGATTTTCATTTTGACATGTTTGGAGAAAAAGAGTAA
- a CDS encoding DUF1294 domain-containing protein — MVIAFLSLLLTWNLVVLVMYGVDKRKAIKGNWRISEKTLLLSALFWGGLGAMIGGKLFHHKTQKWYFQATWYLGIAVIFVTAYYLYIYFFKTS, encoded by the coding sequence ATGGTTATTGCATTTTTAAGCCTTTTATTGACTTGGAATCTTGTTGTTCTGGTTATGTATGGTGTTGATAAACGGAAAGCCATTAAAGGTAATTGGCGAATTTCTGAAAAAACCTTATTGTTGTCGGCTCTTTTTTGGGGAGGGCTAGGTGCTATGATTGGTGGAAAACTGTTTCATCATAAAACACAAAAATGGTATTTCCAAGCGACTTGGTATTTGGGGATTGCAGTTATTTTCGTAACTGCCTACTATCTTTATATTTATTTTTTTAAAACATCCTAA
- the dnaX gene encoding DNA polymerase III subunit gamma/tau, which translates to MYQALYRKYRSQTFSEMVGQSVISTTLKQAVESGKISHAYLFSGPRGTGKTSAAKIFAKAMNCPHQVNGEPCNQCDLCQDITNGSLEDVIEIDAASNNGVDEIRDIRDKSTYAPSRATYKVYIIDEVHMLSSGAFNALLKTLEEPTENVVFILATTELHKIPATILSRVQRFEFKSIKQTDIADHLASILEKEGLSYQAEALSLIARRAEGGMRDALSILDQALSLSSKNQVDLSTAEEITGSISIKALDEYVTYIYEGNAQEALACLNTIFENGKSMSRFATDLLTYFRDLLIAKSGGDQSFQSEQFFNHLKIATDQIFDWISLVTKYISEIKKGSHPKIYAEMMTIALAERPKEKQLDVPENIASEITALKEEVSLLREKLNTVSADKPLFDSRPTKAVKKTFTYKVDRQKIFRIMEETVQDSEQSRQYLESLKSVWNEILDSISPQDRALLLGSEPVLANSENAILAFEAAFNAEQAMNRQDLNAVFGNIMSKAAGFSPNILAVPKSDFNQLRSEFAMQMKSTSIETSHDKPEVAIPDNFNFLSQKIKTIED; encoded by the coding sequence ATGTATCAAGCCCTTTATCGGAAATATCGTAGTCAGACATTTTCTGAAATGGTAGGACAATCAGTCATTTCAACGACATTGAAACAGGCTGTGGAGTCTGGGAAAATTAGTCACGCTTATCTATTTTCTGGACCTAGAGGAACTGGTAAAACCAGTGCGGCTAAAATTTTTGCCAAGGCCATGAACTGTCCACATCAAGTTAATGGAGAACCTTGTAATCAGTGTGATTTATGTCAAGATATAACGAATGGTAGCCTAGAAGATGTTATCGAAATTGATGCTGCTTCAAATAACGGCGTTGATGAAATAAGAGATATTAGGGATAAATCAACTTATGCCCCTAGCAGAGCTACCTATAAAGTTTATATTATTGATGAAGTTCACATGCTTTCTTCAGGAGCCTTTAATGCTCTTTTAAAAACCTTGGAAGAGCCTACGGAAAATGTAGTATTTATTTTAGCAACCACTGAACTTCATAAAATACCAGCAACTATCTTATCCCGGGTTCAACGTTTTGAGTTTAAATCGATAAAGCAGACTGATATTGCTGATCATTTAGCGTCTATCTTAGAAAAAGAAGGTTTATCTTATCAAGCAGAAGCCCTATCTTTGATTGCTAGAAGAGCAGAAGGTGGGATGAGAGATGCTCTGTCTATCTTGGATCAAGCCCTCAGTTTGTCTTCCAAAAATCAAGTGGACCTAAGCACGGCTGAAGAGATTACGGGCTCTATTTCAATAAAAGCTTTAGATGAATATGTGACATACATTTATGAGGGTAATGCTCAAGAAGCCCTAGCTTGTTTAAATACGATTTTTGAAAATGGAAAAAGCATGAGTCGTTTTGCTACCGATTTATTGACTTATTTTAGAGATTTGTTAATTGCTAAAAGTGGAGGCGATCAGTCATTCCAATCGGAACAGTTTTTCAATCATTTAAAGATTGCAACTGATCAAATTTTTGATTGGATATCTTTAGTAACCAAATACATTTCAGAGATAAAAAAAGGGTCACACCCTAAAATTTATGCTGAAATGATGACGATTGCTTTAGCGGAACGTCCTAAAGAGAAACAGCTTGATGTGCCAGAAAACATAGCAAGTGAAATCACTGCATTAAAAGAAGAAGTCAGTCTTCTTCGGGAAAAACTTAATACGGTCTCCGCAGATAAGCCTCTTTTTGATAGTAGACCTACCAAAGCAGTTAAAAAAACATTCACCTATAAAGTGGATCGCCAGAAAATCTTTAGAATTATGGAAGAGACTGTACAGGATAGTGAACAGTCACGACAATATTTAGAATCCCTGAAATCTGTTTGGAATGAAATTTTAGATAGTATTTCACCACAGGATCGTGCTTTACTTTTAGGTTCGGAACCAGTTCTTGCCAATAGTGAAAATGCAATCTTGGCATTTGAAGCAGCCTTTAACGCGGAGCAAGCCATGAACCGTCAGGATTTAAATGCTGTTTTTGGTAATATCATGAGTAAGGCGGCAGGATTTTCCCCTAACATCCTTGCAGTACCCAAGTCTGATTTTAATCAATTAAGAAGTGAGTTTGCCATGCAGATGAAATCAACAAGTATTGAGACAAGTCATGATAAACCTGAAGTAGCTATTCCAGATAATTTTAACTTCTTAAGTCAAAAAATTAAAACAATTGAGGATTAA
- a CDS encoding DEAD/DEAH box helicase codes for MITTFPNVWQEKLQHLAFKELTPIQKEMFTPILNKENVLGISPTGTGKTLAYLLPSLLNIKSQKSQQLLILAPNTELAGQIFEVTKEWAEPINLTAQLLISGISQKRQIERLKKGPQIIIGTPGRVYELIQHKKVKMMSVDTIILDEYDELLSDSQIQFVQKISHHVPRDHQMIYMSATNKVPVQSLEKNTKVIDLSNQDLSAIEHFYLSVDKRDKVDLLRKFSNLPDFRALVFFNSLSDLGASEEKLQFNGASAVSLASDISVPFRKTILEKFKQHDIKLLLATDLVARGIDIDNLEYVINFEVARDKENYIHRAGRTGRMGKSGRVITLVSHPEDIKKLKKFASVSELTLKHQEFQIK; via the coding sequence ATGATAACAACATTCCCAAACGTTTGGCAAGAAAAATTACAACACTTAGCATTCAAAGAATTAACACCAATTCAGAAAGAAATGTTTACCCCTATCCTAAATAAGGAAAATGTATTAGGAATTAGTCCAACAGGAACCGGAAAAACCTTAGCCTACTTATTACCGAGCTTATTAAATATCAAAAGTCAAAAATCACAACAACTTCTCATTTTAGCACCAAATACTGAATTAGCTGGTCAAATTTTTGAAGTTACAAAGGAGTGGGCTGAGCCAATCAATCTAACTGCTCAACTTCTCATTTCTGGCATTAGTCAAAAACGTCAAATTGAAAGATTAAAAAAAGGTCCACAAATTATTATAGGAACCCCTGGGAGAGTTTACGAGTTAATTCAACACAAAAAAGTAAAAATGATGTCAGTTGATACCATTATTTTAGATGAGTATGACGAATTACTAAGCGACTCTCAAATTCAATTTGTTCAAAAAATCAGTCACCATGTTCCTAGAGATCACCAAATGATCTACATGAGTGCTACCAATAAGGTCCCAGTTCAATCCTTAGAGAAGAATACCAAAGTCATTGATTTATCTAATCAAGACCTCTCAGCTATTGAACATTTTTACCTTTCGGTAGACAAACGTGATAAAGTTGACCTCCTTCGAAAGTTTTCCAACTTGCCCGATTTTAGAGCACTCGTTTTCTTTAACAGTCTATCTGATTTAGGAGCAAGTGAGGAAAAGCTTCAATTTAACGGAGCCTCAGCTGTCTCATTAGCCAGTGATATTAGTGTACCATTCCGTAAAACCATACTTGAAAAATTTAAACAACATGACATCAAACTGCTACTAGCAACCGACCTTGTTGCCAGAGGTATTGATATTGATAATCTAGAGTATGTTATCAATTTTGAAGTTGCACGTGATAAAGAAAACTATATTCATCGTGCAGGAAGAACTGGACGGATGGGTAAATCAGGCCGAGTGATTACTCTTGTTAGCCATCCCGAAGATATCAAAAAATTGAAGAAATTCGCTTCCGTTTCTGAACTGACATTAAAACATCAAGAATTTCAAATAAAATAG
- the metK gene encoding methionine adenosyltransferase, whose product MSERKLFTSESVSEGHPDKIADQISDAILDAILAEDPEAHVAAETVVYTGSVHVFGEISTSAYVDINRVVRDTIAEIGYTNAEYGFSANSVGVHPSLVEQSTDIAQGVNEALEAREGQKDDLNLIGAGDQGLMFGFAIDETPELMPLPISLSHKLVKKLADLRKSGDITYLRPDAKSQVTVEYDDNDQPVRVDTVVISTQHDPEVSQETIRHDVIEKVIKEVIPTSFIDDNTKYFINPTGRFVIGGPQGDSGLTGRKIIVDTYGGYSRHGGGAFSGKDATKVDRSASYAARYIAKNIVAAGLAKKAEVQLAYAIGVAQPVSVRIDTFGTSTVSETDIEKAVRQLFDLRPAGIIKMLDLKRPIYKQTAAYGHMGRTDIDLPWEKLDKVEALKQLIG is encoded by the coding sequence ATGTCAGAACGTAAACTTTTCACGTCTGAGTCTGTATCTGAGGGGCATCCAGATAAGATTGCAGACCAAATCTCAGATGCTATTTTAGATGCAATTCTTGCAGAGGATCCGGAAGCCCACGTTGCGGCGGAGACAGTTGTTTATACTGGATCAGTCCATGTTTTTGGAGAAATTTCAACCTCAGCTTATGTTGATATCAATCGAGTTGTCCGTGATACCATTGCGGAAATCGGTTATACTAATGCCGAGTATGGTTTTTCAGCTAATTCCGTTGGGGTTCATCCGTCACTAGTGGAACAATCTACTGATATTGCACAAGGGGTAAATGAAGCTCTAGAAGCGCGTGAGGGTCAAAAAGATGATTTGAACTTAATTGGTGCTGGAGACCAAGGATTGATGTTTGGATTTGCAATTGATGAGACACCAGAATTGATGCCATTACCGATTTCTTTATCGCACAAATTAGTTAAAAAGTTAGCTGATCTTCGAAAATCAGGAGACATTACTTATCTTCGACCAGATGCAAAATCTCAAGTCACTGTGGAGTATGATGATAATGACCAACCTGTTCGTGTAGACACAGTAGTCATATCAACTCAACATGATCCGGAAGTTAGTCAAGAAACTATTCGACATGATGTGATTGAAAAGGTTATTAAAGAAGTCATTCCAACCTCTTTTATTGATGACAATACAAAGTATTTTATTAATCCGACCGGTCGTTTTGTGATTGGAGGCCCTCAAGGAGACTCTGGTTTAACGGGTCGTAAAATTATTGTTGACACCTATGGTGGTTACTCTCGTCATGGTGGAGGGGCTTTTTCAGGTAAAGATGCGACTAAAGTGGATCGATCAGCTTCATATGCAGCTCGTTATATTGCTAAAAACATAGTAGCTGCAGGGCTTGCTAAAAAGGCTGAAGTTCAATTAGCATACGCCATTGGAGTGGCTCAACCTGTGTCTGTACGCATTGATACCTTTGGAACCTCTACAGTTTCTGAAACCGATATTGAAAAAGCGGTTCGACAACTCTTTGATTTACGTCCAGCAGGTATTATTAAAATGCTAGATTTAAAACGTCCTATTTATAAACAGACAGCTGCATATGGACATATGGGACGAACAGATATTGATTTACCTTGGGAAAAACTAGATAAAGTTGAGGCATTAAAACAATTAATAGGTTAA
- the birA gene encoding bifunctional biotin--[acetyl-CoA-carboxylase] ligase/biotin operon repressor BirA yields MKTTEIIYDILSQHSSGISGEAIAKQLNISRTSVWKAIKSLESQGLVIESSKQNGYRLLEGDLLIPEIIEKALQIQVSYNEKSISTQKDAKENILTNPKTPQLYLAPKQEMAKGRMNRPFFTSENGGIYMSLHLKPNVHYSDLEPFTMMAASSITKAISRLTGIDTQIKWVNDIYLGQKKIAGIITEAITSVETGLITDVIIGIGLNFFIKDFPDDLNSKAGSLFSVQPTVTRNQLIIEIWKLFTEIPVKDHIKVYKDKSLVLNRQVTFMENDTLISGKAIAITDEGHLVIRLESGQEKILRSGEISLSSWQLAQLSRVISKTC; encoded by the coding sequence ATGAAAACCACAGAAATTATCTATGACATTTTATCTCAACATAGCAGTGGGATTAGTGGAGAAGCAATCGCAAAGCAATTAAACATTAGTCGAACTTCTGTTTGGAAGGCCATTAAGTCATTAGAATCACAAGGATTAGTGATTGAATCCTCAAAACAAAATGGCTATCGACTATTGGAAGGCGATTTATTAATCCCCGAGATCATTGAAAAAGCCTTACAAATCCAAGTTTCTTATAATGAAAAAAGCATCTCAACACAAAAAGATGCTAAAGAAAACATTCTGACTAATCCCAAAACCCCACAACTTTATCTGGCTCCAAAACAAGAAATGGCTAAAGGTAGAATGAACCGACCTTTTTTTACTTCCGAAAATGGTGGCATCTATATGTCACTTCATTTAAAACCAAACGTTCATTATTCCGATCTTGAACCTTTCACAATGATGGCTGCTTCCAGTATTACAAAGGCGATTTCTCGACTTACAGGTATTGATACACAGATAAAGTGGGTTAACGATATCTATCTAGGGCAAAAAAAAATAGCCGGCATTATCACAGAAGCCATCACTTCTGTTGAAACCGGCTTAATAACCGACGTCATCATCGGTATTGGTCTAAATTTTTTTATAAAGGATTTTCCTGATGACTTAAATAGCAAAGCAGGATCTCTTTTTTCAGTACAGCCAACAGTTACGCGCAACCAATTAATTATCGAAATTTGGAAGCTCTTTACAGAGATCCCCGTCAAAGATCATATCAAAGTCTATAAGGATAAATCACTGGTCTTAAATCGACAAGTAACTTTTATGGAAAATGATACCCTCATCTCTGGAAAAGCTATCGCTATCACAGATGAGGGCCATCTGGTTATTCGTCTTGAAAGTGGGCAAGAGAAAATTTTACGTAGTGGTGAAATCAGTCTTTCTTCTTGGCAGCTTGCGCAGCTTTCAAGAGTGATTTCGAAAACTTGTTAA
- a CDS encoding leucine-rich repeat domain-containing protein, translated as MKKKTYLFVAGITVTCGTALAIHLSQPKSIPMTKSGHEKMISKSPTNSDDKSRKKDKGIAGIDYPTSDGFKLDKQSKIISKTDTGIIVAHGDHSHFIFYKDLKGTAFAYLIPNGVQITKPLIGDTNESINGHGHHYVFNPKDIVAEDAFGYTVRHDDHFHYILKSSLGMTPMLTNYNQGRHFQRDSHYKPNVQGIPGLDFATSDGFQFDGSGIVGKTNDSILVSHDDHLHPISFDDLRKTGWGEIVKIYEKREIATPLSHVASKEDLVQKTIEYLAKSLALPLSSIEIIKTDDGKIGFKYPHHDHSHVIMLEDIEIGKPIPDPHQLHHAKELEKHRIGMNTLREIGFDEEVILDIVRTHDAKTEFPSNEKNPEKMKEWLTTVTKLDLGSRKDPLNRFGLHLLPNLENLGIGFTPIKNMEPVLQFKKLKRLLMTATGVKIYDFLKYMPNLEGLDISQNNLKDLSFLTPYKQLNLLAAADNQLSTLQPLAELPNLQFLVLSNNKIKDLSPLKNLTRLQEVHIENNLVRDLTPLNDKENLKVLNLSENRGVDLKTLRLPLLETLTVNKASLTDLNFFEANPNLTEVTATKNAIQKLDGIEKAKKLQFLDLQENKVNHLNIKEKQESLTFLNLSDNALESLEGVNDFTALETLRVASNKISSLHLEESNQQVKSLDVSYNQLPKEELTLNENDIPLGVAQHFTAVKEGSIEGNPSLNDVLESQNQKNNKKE; from the coding sequence ATGAAGAAAAAAACTTATTTATTTGTTGCTGGAATCACTGTAACCTGTGGTACTGCATTGGCGATTCATTTATCACAACCAAAGTCAATACCAATGACAAAATCAGGACATGAGAAAATGATTTCAAAATCCCCAACTAATAGTGATGATAAATCTAGGAAAAAAGATAAGGGTATTGCTGGTATTGATTATCCTACTAGTGATGGATTTAAACTAGATAAGCAATCTAAAATCATTTCTAAAACAGACACAGGAATTATTGTTGCTCATGGAGATCATTCTCACTTTATTTTTTATAAAGATTTGAAAGGGACTGCATTTGCATATTTAATACCAAATGGCGTTCAAATAACTAAACCTTTAATAGGTGATACAAATGAATCGATAAATGGACATGGGCATCATTATGTTTTCAATCCAAAGGATATTGTTGCAGAAGATGCTTTTGGTTATACTGTCAGACATGATGATCATTTCCATTATATTTTAAAATCTAGTCTAGGAATGACCCCTATGTTGACCAACTATAATCAAGGCCGTCATTTCCAAAGGGATAGTCATTACAAACCTAATGTTCAAGGAATTCCAGGTCTTGATTTTGCTACCTCTGATGGTTTTCAATTTGATGGTAGCGGAATTGTAGGTAAAACAAATGATAGTATTTTGGTTAGTCACGATGACCATCTTCATCCCATTTCGTTTGATGATTTAAGGAAAACAGGTTGGGGAGAGATAGTCAAAATTTATGAGAAAAGAGAAATTGCAACTCCCCTTAGTCATGTAGCAAGCAAGGAGGACTTGGTTCAAAAGACCATAGAATATTTAGCGAAATCATTGGCCTTACCATTATCATCTATTGAAATAATCAAAACTGACGATGGTAAAATTGGGTTTAAATATCCTCATCATGATCATAGCCATGTCATCATGTTAGAAGATATCGAAATCGGTAAACCAATTCCAGATCCTCATCAACTTCATCATGCCAAAGAATTGGAAAAGCATCGCATTGGCATGAATACATTAAGGGAGATCGGCTTTGATGAAGAAGTCATTCTTGATATTGTTAGAACCCATGATGCAAAAACAGAATTTCCATCAAATGAAAAAAATCCGGAAAAGATGAAGGAGTGGTTGACCACAGTTACAAAATTGGATTTAGGAAGCCGAAAAGACCCCTTGAATCGATTTGGACTTCATTTATTACCTAATCTAGAGAATTTAGGAATCGGCTTTACACCTATCAAAAATATGGAGCCTGTTCTACAATTTAAAAAATTAAAACGACTGTTAATGACAGCAACTGGTGTTAAAATCTATGATTTTCTGAAGTACATGCCAAATCTTGAGGGATTAGATATTTCACAAAACAACTTAAAGGATTTGAGCTTTTTGACGCCTTATAAACAACTCAATCTATTAGCTGCCGCAGATAACCAATTATCAACATTGCAACCATTAGCGGAACTGCCAAACTTACAATTTTTAGTATTAAGTAATAATAAGATAAAAGATTTGAGTCCATTGAAAAATTTAACAAGGCTTCAAGAAGTTCATATTGAGAACAATCTGGTCAGAGATTTAACCCCTTTAAATGACAAAGAAAACTTAAAAGTTTTAAATCTATCCGAAAATAGGGGAGTTGACTTAAAGACTTTGAGGTTACCGCTTCTTGAGACACTTACGGTAAATAAAGCATCTTTGACGGATTTAAACTTTTTTGAAGCTAATCCTAACTTGACTGAAGTAACAGCAACAAAAAATGCTATTCAGAAATTAGATGGCATTGAGAAAGCAAAGAAATTGCAATTTTTAGATTTGCAAGAAAATAAGGTTAATCATTTAAACATTAAGGAAAAACAAGAGTCACTAACTTTCTTGAATCTTTCTGATAATGCATTGGAATCGCTCGAAGGGGTAAATGACTTTACAGCTTTGGAGACATTAAGAGTGGCATCAAATAAAATTTCGAGCTTACACCTTGAAGAAAGCAATCAGCAAGTAAAAAGCTTAGATGTCAGTTATAATCAATTGCCAAAGGAGGAATTAACATTAAATGAAAACGACATACCCCTTGGTGTTGCTCAACATTTTACAGCGGTTAAGGAAGGGTCAATAGAGGGGAATCCCTCTCTAAATGATGTTTTAGAAAGTCAAAATCAAAAGAATAATAAAAAAGAATAA
- a CDS encoding DUF3272 family protein: MTIRQFFILAIIIAFETYFFNDAFMGSDFLFAGFWGFLLIRDLRKAYLINKFSKSLLKAAQAAKKKD, translated from the coding sequence ATGACAATAAGACAATTTTTTATTCTAGCAATCATTATTGCTTTTGAAACTTACTTTTTCAATGATGCCTTCATGGGATCGGATTTTCTATTTGCTGGTTTTTGGGGATTTTTGTTGATTAGAGATCTTCGCAAAGCTTATTTAATTAACAAGTTTTCGAAATCACTCTTGAAAGCTGCGCAAGCTGCCAAGAAGAAAGACTGA
- a CDS encoding polysaccharide deacetylase family protein codes for MKKFYVIVGTLLSIFILSVSLFVYSKVVKNNAIKQILKVERKVTKESSDYKSLKEIKKGKKTYFYFSPLKKNSDFYQNNLPMSLYQNENDQKELIIIKPYLTNTPLRGIKKVSIHKVVYQEGIFSLKKKSDKIISHYHVKEDYSPLNLGDVISGDLNVLKAMIKEVDSSFSTDHIESQKRTELKGILTDGLAFADQELIINQKIHLPYQKLYDIINATYLSETLKNDYDHYMAQKKKQLEGQKQVALTFDDGPDPRTTPQVLDMLKKYHAKATFFMLGGKISGNESLVKRIADEGNEVGNHSFDHSNFTKLSHEQIVSQIETTNSLIEKACGKKPIYFRPPYGATDERVKQAVGMSQLLWTVDTKDWENHNTAAIMTNIKNQLRPNGIILMHDIHQTSVNALPTVLDYLVNQGYHFVTVSQLMASQNIQ; via the coding sequence ATGAAGAAGTTTTACGTTATTGTAGGTACACTGTTAAGTATTTTTATCTTATCGGTCTCATTATTTGTTTATTCAAAAGTTGTGAAAAATAATGCCATTAAACAGATTCTCAAAGTAGAAAGAAAGGTTACTAAGGAGAGTAGTGACTATAAATCCCTAAAGGAAATAAAAAAAGGTAAAAAAACCTATTTTTACTTTTCACCACTAAAAAAAAATAGTGACTTTTATCAAAATAATTTACCAATGTCATTGTACCAAAACGAGAATGATCAAAAAGAATTAATTATCATTAAACCTTATTTGACTAACACTCCATTAAGAGGTATAAAAAAGGTAAGTATTCATAAAGTCGTTTATCAAGAAGGGATATTTTCTCTCAAAAAGAAATCCGATAAGATTATAAGTCATTATCATGTAAAAGAGGATTATAGTCCCTTAAATTTAGGTGATGTCATTAGTGGTGATTTGAATGTTCTTAAGGCAATGATCAAAGAAGTCGATTCAAGTTTTTCAACAGATCATATTGAAAGTCAAAAGCGGACAGAATTAAAAGGAATCCTAACTGATGGTTTAGCGTTTGCTGACCAGGAACTCATTATTAATCAAAAAATTCATTTACCCTATCAGAAACTTTATGACATTATAAATGCAACTTATTTATCAGAAACTTTAAAAAACGATTATGATCATTATATGGCTCAAAAGAAAAAACAATTAGAAGGTCAAAAGCAAGTCGCTTTAACCTTTGATGATGGGCCTGATCCGAGAACGACTCCTCAAGTTTTAGATATGCTAAAAAAATATCATGCCAAGGCAACCTTTTTCATGCTTGGTGGTAAGATAAGTGGTAATGAGTCTTTGGTGAAACGCATTGCAGATGAGGGTAATGAAGTTGGTAATCATTCCTTTGATCATTCTAATTTCACAAAATTAAGTCATGAGCAAATCGTATCACAAATAGAGACGACAAATAGCTTAATTGAAAAAGCTTGTGGCAAAAAACCGATTTATTTTAGACCTCCATATGGAGCTACGGATGAAAGAGTCAAACAAGCTGTGGGCATGTCTCAATTGCTTTGGACTGTCGACACGAAAGATTGGGAAAACCATAATACTGCTGCTATCATGACAAATATAAAAAATCAATTGCGACCTAATGGAATCATTTTGATGCATGATATTCATCAAACCTCAGTTAATGCCCTCCCTACCGTTTTAGACTACCTTGTCAATCAAGGTTATCATTTTGTGACGGTTAGTCAATTAATGGCAAGCCAAAACATCCAATAA
- the udk gene encoding uridine kinase, producing MRRKPIIIGVTGGSGGGKTSVSRAILDSFPNARIAMIQHDSYYKDQAHLSFEERVKTNYDHPLAFDTDFMIEQLKELLKGRPVDIPVYDYKAHTRSDKTFRQEPQDVIIVEGILVLEDERLRDLMDIKLFVDTDDDIRIIRRIKRDMMERGRSLDSIIEQYTTVVKPMYHQFIEPSKRYADIIVPEGVSNVVAIDLINTKIASILAEIDR from the coding sequence ATGCGTAGAAAACCCATTATTATTGGTGTGACTGGAGGTTCTGGTGGAGGAAAGACCAGTGTTTCTAGAGCAATCTTGGACAGCTTTCCAAATGCAAGAATAGCAATGATTCAACATGATTCATACTACAAAGATCAAGCTCATTTAAGTTTTGAAGAACGTGTCAAAACCAACTATGATCACCCATTAGCCTTTGACACTGATTTTATGATTGAACAACTGAAGGAATTGTTAAAAGGGCGTCCCGTTGATATTCCAGTTTATGATTATAAAGCACATACTAGAAGTGATAAAACCTTTCGTCAAGAACCACAAGATGTCATTATCGTTGAAGGGATTTTAGTTCTGGAAGATGAACGGTTACGTGATTTAATGGACATTAAACTTTTTGTGGATACTGATGATGATATTCGTATTATTAGACGGATTAAACGTGATATGATGGAGCGTGGAAGAAGCTTAGATAGTATCATCGAACAGTATACTACGGTAGTTAAGCCTATGTATCATCAATTTATTGAACCAAGTAAACGTTATGCAGATATCATTGTTCCAGAAGGTGTCAGCAATGTAGTTGCCATTGATTTAATCAATACTAAAATTGCAAGTATTTTAGCAGAAATTGATAGGTAA